One stretch of Miscanthus floridulus cultivar M001 chromosome 18, ASM1932011v1, whole genome shotgun sequence DNA includes these proteins:
- the LOC136524582 gene encoding peroxidase 45-like, which produces MRGRRGWRADVLARRKRRVVCGRGRRQVLPSMASVPPSAVAELRTDYYASTCPNLEVIVRSSVKQSMAQSPISAPAALRLFFHDCAVRGCDASIMIVNSNGDDEWRDNQSLKPEGFQTILNAKAAVDSDPQCRYKVSCADIMALAARESVYQSGGPYYEVELGRYDGRVSTRDGVVLPHANFNLDQLNAFFSGLGFTQPEMVALSGAHTIGAADCPFFQYRIGSDAIMDPGFASQLNDTCSSNPNAFAFLDPSPVGFDNAFYRNLQVSKGLLGSDQVLYSDMRSRNTVDYYTSNQGAFFGDFVAAMTKLERIGVKTLATGGEIRQDCRFPN; this is translated from the exons AtgcgtggccggagggggtggcgcgccgaCGTGCTGGCGCGGCGGAAGCGGCGGGTGGTGTGCGGCCGCGGCCGGCGGCAG GTACTACCATCGATGGCGAGTGTGCCGCCGTCTGCCGTCGCCGAGCTGAGGACGGATTACTATGCCAGCACCTGCCCCAACCTGGAGGTCATCGTCCGGAGCTCCGTGAAGCAGTCCATGGCGCAGTCACCCATCTCCGCGCCAGCCGCGCTCAGGCTCTTTTTCCACGACTGCGCCGTCAGG GGCTGCGATGCGTCGATCATGATCGTCAACTCCAACGGCGACGACGAGTGGCGCGACAACCAGTCGCTCAAACCGGAGGGGTTTCAGACCATTCTGAACGCCAAGGCCGCCGTGGACAGCGACCCGCAGTGCCGCTACAAGGTTTCCTGCGCCGACATCATGGCCCTCGCTGCCAGAGAATCCGTCTACCAG AGCGGCGGGCCGTACTACGAGGTGGAGTTGGGCCGGTACGACGGCCGGGTGTCGACCAGGGATGGCGTCGTGCTGCCGCACGCCAACTTCAACCTCGACCAGCTCAACGCCTTCTTCTCTGGACTCGGCTTCACCCAGCCCGAAATGGTCGCGCTGTCAG GCGCCCACACCATCGGCGCCGCGGACTGCCCCTTCTTCCAATACAGGATCGGTAGCGACGCGATCATGGACCCTGGCTTCGCGTCGCAGCTGAACGACACCTGCAGCTCCAACCCCAACGCCTTCGCCTTCCTTGACCCCTCGCCGGTGGGTTTCGACAACGCCTTCTACCGGAACCTGCAAGTCAGCAAGGGCCTCCTAGGCTCCGACCAGGTGCTCTACTCCGACATGAGGTCGCGCAACACGGTCGACTACTACACGTCCaaccagggtgccttcttcggcgatttcgtggcggcgatgaccaagctcgagaggatcggggtcaagacgctggccaccggcggcgagatacGCCAGGACTGCCGGTTCCCAaactag
- the LOC136524583 gene encoding uncharacterized protein, whose protein sequence is MEDLAKNGQKRLLLLAELSQQAAITGEMGYKYTERYLHKGKYRETPETGIQWVMRCMGYPRYFYKMFRMSTDVFMALHDLLISNYGLTSTNNVSSMESLAMFLWIVGGPESFSQAENRFTRSLWTVHTKFHEVLNCLRKLAKDNIKPRDPTFCTEHDKVKEERFWPYFKGAIGAIDGSAHDTRILNHALANFPSFPVPPKGKYYLVDSGYPNRIGYLAPFKGSTYHIQEFRLRNGRAPQGKNEVFNFLHSSLRNVIERAFGVLKQKWRILKGIPSFSTRTQKHIILACMALHNFIRDTNLEDKLFDRCDADEEYLLQHSATADTQEDDNQDGENEDTMNTIRSRIADALLQASSTWRDMKESTPETVVHLFVQCPFVKVWFKMKD, encoded by the exons ATGGAGGATTTGGCAAAAAATGGACAAAAGAGACTACTGCTTCTTGCAGAACTGTCGCAGCAGGCTGCCATCACTGGTGAAATGGGTTACAAATACACTGAGCGGTATTTGCACAAAGGAAAGTATAGGGAAACACCAGAAACTGGAATTCAATGGGTTATGAGATGCATGGGTTATCCGAGGTACTTCTATAAGATGTTTCGAATGAGCACTGATGTTTTCATGGCACTGCATGACTTGCTAATCTCGAACTATGGCTtaacatcaactaataatgtatcATCAATGGAGTCATTGGCAATGTTCTTGTGGATCGTTGGAGGACCTGAATCATTTTCACAAGCTGAAAATCGTTTTACCCGGTCACTCTGGACAGTTCACACTAAATTTCATGAAGTACTGAATTGTCTGCGCAAGTTAGCAAAAGACAATATCAAGCCAAGAGATCCTACTTTCTGTACGGAGCATGATAAGGTCAAGGAGGAACGTTTCTGGCCTTATTTCAAAGGAGCTATTGGAGCTATTGACG GTTCTGCACATGACACACGCATCCTGAACCATGCGTTAGCAAATTTTCCTTCATTTCCCGTGCCTCCTAAAG GTAAATATTATCTCGTGGACTCTGGTTATCCAAACCGAATAGGATATCTTGCTCCTTTTAAAGGAAGCACATACCATATACAAGAGTTTCGACTTCGTAATGGACGTGCTCCTCAAGGAAAGAACGAGGTGTTTAATTTCTTGCATTCATCTCTTCGAAATGTCATTGAGCGGGCTTTCGGGGTCTTGAAGCAGAAGTGGCGTATTTTGAAGGGCATTCCAAGTTTTTCTACTCGAACTCAGAAGCATATAATTCTAGCTTGTATGGCATTGCATAATTTTATTCGTGACACCAATTTGGAAGACAAGTTGTTCGATAGATGTGATGCTGATGAGGAGTACCTGCTACAACACAGTGCAACGGCAGACACACAAGAAGATGACAATCAAGACGGAGAGAATGAGGACACCATGAATACCATTCGCAGTAGGATAGCCGATGCTTTG CTTCAGGCTAGTTCAACCTGGAGAGACATGAAGGAAAGT ACACCAGAGACTGTGGTACACTTATTTGTGCAATGCCCTTTTGTGAAGGTGTGGTTCAAAATGAAAGATTGA